In the Candidatus Bathyarchaeia archaeon genome, TCCGGGAATCAGGAGTTTTTTATGCATGTACACGGTTCTCCATGATGCTTAAGCGGTTAGAGGCACATTGTTTGGCGCTTTGTTTGCGTCATTTTGCTGTGTTCTGGTTCAAAACCTGACTACAAGCAAAACAAGTGATAAGTGGGTTAACTTTAGTTTGCGTTGAACCCGTAACGGTTGGATGCAAACGGTGCGTTCATTATAGTTAGCCTCTAGAGCAAGAATGGGTTTGGATTTTGGATATAAAGTTTATGCTGTTGGAGTCTGAGGTTCATTTTTCCGCGCACATAGAAGCACGGATACCTGTTCGGGCTGCACTACCAATTGAGAAGCATCAAGCAGTGAACTGTTTTAAAAGAGCCAAAACTTTTTGGGGTTCCACTGTTTTTCCCATGAAAACGTTCAGAGTATATTCGCCGATTTTCACCAAAACCACTTTCAGTGTGGCACACTCTATGGTTGCACTCTCTAACTTGCCCAAGCTGAAGAGATTGCTGAATTCTTTTATGGCGTCAAATGCTTGAGAGGTCAACAACGCGTACTCCACAGTCTTTTGAGAGTCCTTAAGATTAATTGTCGCAGTTGAACCATTTTTGAGTATGTAGCCTAAAACGCCTTCCATCTGGTTGACTTCTTTGAGGCATCGCTTTAGTTCTGGAGAAAGGTTAAGTGACGGGTCAGGGTTAGCATCGATAACAATGGGAGTGTTTTGGGTGTTTGTGGTTTCTTGCCGTTTTTGTTTTTTGGGGGTCACGTGTTTTCCTCCTCAGTGAAAACGGGTCTAACTGTGACAAGGGCACCTTTACGGATTTCTAACAGCTGCTGCAGTTTCTCAGGAATCTGAATCACACCCTTACCCTCAAGCCTTGAGTCTCTCACGGGCTTAAAGTGGCATCGTAGTTTTTTGCCTACTTGCGGCTCTTCCACCTCAACTTCCAAAATTTTTTGGTCGCCGTAAAAGTTTTTCCATTGGGAGAGGACTTCGCGGTCAACTCGCACGACATTTTCCGAGCAAGTCACCAGCCTTAAGCCGCTTAGAGTTTCCACCATAAGTTGGCTGGCGGGCGCCTCGGGCAAAGTTGGTTCAGGTTCAGATTTCCCGTAAACTGGCTCAGGAATTTCCGCAGGGGTTTCCTGAGAGGTCAGGTCCATGGTTGGAGCTTGGGGTTCGTTGTCCAGACCTTCAGGTTCGGGTGGAAACTGGTTTTCGGTGGGCGATTTTGTGGTTAAGTTAGGATTAACTGTCTGAAGCACTTTTATGACTGTTGGAATCACAACATGAATTAAGTTGCGAAGGCTTTGTTCGTCAACTTCACAGTCAGCTATGGTTGCTAAGTAAAACTCGTTTAAGCCGGTAACCGTGACTTTGTGGTTCTCGCCTTGGAAGGTGAAGGAGTCTAATCCGCCGAAAGCGTGGGCATGTTTAGATAAGGCTTGGATTGCTTGAGCCGCCGCGTCTGCTGCCGCTTCATCGGTTACGTAGTCTTTTGCTACAAGCTGCGCGTCGGCTGTGAAAAGAAAAGCATGCTGCACGTTTGGGCAGACATGTTTGACTTCGTTGAGGGCGCTGTTCAACGCCAGGAAGCAGGCTTCAGAGTTCATCTTAAACCTCCAAATAGTTTGGCTATGAGAGTTTGAAGAGGATACGTTCGGGGACGCCTTCGTTTTCTACCACGAGGTATTTGAGTCCTTCAGTGTCCCCCAACTGGTCAAACCATTTGAGGGCTTCGCGGGCGCGCTGCATTGTGAGCAGATGCTCTTGAAAACTGCGAACCACCTGTTCGATGGCGTTTAACTCGTGGAAAGGGGTTGCGTCCAAGATTATGTTGAGGCTACCGACGGTGACTTCGCCGTTACCTTCGTTGCCGCCTTTTTTGCCAGAGAGCTTAAGGACAACTTCACAGATTTTTTTGGATTTTTCGGCTATGATGCGGATTTCGTCTAGGCGCCGCAGGTATCCGCTTAAGGTGCTTTCGGTGTCGCCGATTTCTTTGTCTAGGCGGTCAGCTAATTGTTCGGCTGATTGATACTCTTTTATTTCAACGACCATGGTTTGTTCCTCGTTAAGTTATTGATAGATAAGGAAGGGAAGGCGGTGAAACGCTGTTCACCTACCGAAACGTTGGTTCTAAAGAGGTGTGTGTTATGTTCCAGGAGCGTTCTGCTGCGCTGAGCCGATGACTTGGTTGCTGCCGTCGTAGAAGCCAATCTTGTAGCTGTTGCCGTTGACCCAGTCTGCTAGTGTACCTGCAATCACTAAGGTGGTACGGTCGCCAGCGTTGAAAGAAGTGCTATCATCCACTGCCCAACCACCATCAGTTAGCTCACTAATTGACGTTATTGGATAATCTTGGTTAGCAGGAGTTACAAGTTGATGGTTAATTTTAACTGAAACGACCACAATTGTCTTCGCACCAGAATTCTTCAACGCCAAATTCATATAAGTGCCACTTCATCCACAACAAAATCAACGTTTGCCACAGTAACTGAGGATGCACCCATAAACCCAATACTCACACCGCCCATTCAAGCCGCCACCACAACACTAACCGCAACCGCAATAAGAATAATCAAAGCCACAACACGACTAAAAGCGCACACATTCTTCTCAAATTTCCCAAGATAAGTGCTCAATTAATTCCCCGCCCAATTTCAGTGAAAACAGAAGAAGCCGAAAAACACATTTAAATCTTATGTCGCAAGATACTGTAGTGACTGTGTGTTGAACAGAGCAACACGTAAGCAAGAGAAACGGCGTGAGGAGGATTTAAAAGACGGGGAGAAGGAAGCGTAAACCAACTTGGGTTGTACGCTTATTTAGGTTTTTATGGTGTCAAAGAAGCCCAGAAGGAGTTTGGCTACTTTTTCGCCCAGGGGGGTGCTCAGGTAGTATTTTTTGAGGGGGTCTATGCGTTCGCTTTTTGCTAGCCCGAGTTCTTCGATTTCAATCATCCTTGCGCGGAAGGTGCCGTCGCTTAGCGTCAGGTTGTTTTCGCGCATGAAATCTTTTGCGTCTTTCCATTTGCCACGGTTTACGTACAGCAGCAGCAAACAATCGATAGCGTGGTCCTTCTCAAGCATAGCTTTAATGGCTGACATCTTGGGGTCAGTCAGGACCTGCTTGACCTTCTCCTCTTCTCCATTTTTCTTCATGAGTTCATCACACATTCCTGTTATGCTTTACTGTTAATGCACTTCACGTCAAGGTTTTTAACCTATATTACGAGTTGTGAAACATATCAGCAGACGCGTCTCTCAGCACGTGTAGGTTTCACAAAGGTAGTGTCGGCGAAACCTCCTTATAAATAAATTCCTTACCAACCCCTCAGAAACGGAATATACAACAAAAAAACTAGTAAAACCCCCATGTTTAAGCGATAAAGTACCAAAAAATGAAAAAAGACAAACACAAAGCACACATTTTCCCCTCATGAAGACGACGCCGCATGGCTTTTTTATTCAGGAACATAATTGTCAACGTGACCACGGCAAGCAGAGGCAGAAGCATCCAAGAGGGAACCTCGGGGATTGAAGGGGACGGCGTTAAGGTTTGGGGTGGACTTGAAGGGACAGTTGATGGGGGGCTTGGGGAGGGAGAAGCCGAAGGGAAAGGCGATGTTGCTGATGGAACAGTTTGGCTTGTGTTAGCTTTGAGGTTAATTTTAGCTAACCAAGTATACCCGTTTCCGCCTGCAACCGCGTAGCCTCCGTCACTGGTTTGGATAACTGAGTAGGCGTAACTGCCCTCCAAGTCTAGCGT is a window encoding:
- a CDS encoding roadblock/LC7 domain-containing protein, which produces MTPKKQKRQETTNTQNTPIVIDANPDPSLNLSPELKRCLKEVNQMEGVLGYILKNGSTATINLKDSQKTVEYALLTSQAFDAIKEFSNLFSLGKLESATIECATLKVVLVKIGEYTLNVFMGKTVEPQKVLALLKQFTA